In the Ictalurus punctatus breed USDA103 chromosome 7, Coco_2.0, whole genome shotgun sequence genome, one interval contains:
- the tubb2 gene encoding tubulin beta-2A chain, which yields MREIVHIQAGQCGNQIGAKFWEVISDEHGIDYSGTYNGDSKLQLERINVYYNEASGGKFVPRAILVDLEPGTMDSVRSGPFGQIFRPDNFVFGQSGAGNNWAKGHYTEGAELVDAVLDVVRKESENCDCLQGFQLTHSLGGGTGSGMGTLLISKIREEYPDRIMTTFSVTPSPKVSDTVVEPYNATLSIHQLVENTDETFSIDNEALYDICFRTLKLTTPTYGDLNHLVSAAMSGVTTCLRFPGQLNADLRKLAVNMVPFPRLHFFMPGFAPLTSRGSQQYRALTVPELTQQMFDAKNMMTACDPRHGRYLTVAAIFRGRMSMKEVDEQMLSVQNRNSSYFVEWIPNNVKTAVCDIPPRGLKMAATFIGNSTAIQELFRRISEQFTAMFRRKAFLHWYTGEGMDEMEFTEAESNMNDLISEYQQYQDATAEEAEEYEEDEMEEEEDIRHDGRQEGHH from the exons ATGAGGGAGATTGTGCACATTCAGGCCGGACAGTGTGGAAACCAGATTGGAGCAAAG TTCTGGGAGGTGATCAGTGATGAACATGGCATCGACTACAGTGGAACTTACAATGGAGACAGCAAGCTGCAGCTGGAGAGGATCAATGTCTATTACAATGAGGCCTcag GGGGGAAGTTTGTGCCCCGTGCCATcctggtggatctggagcctggCACCATGGACTCAGTACGGTCCGGTCCCTTTGGACAAATCTTCAGGCCTGATAACTTTGTGTTTG GTCAAAGTGGCGCTGGGAACAACTGGGCCAAAGGTCACTACACTGAGGGTGCAGAGCTAGTGGACGCTGTGCTGGATGTGGTACGTAAGGAGTCGGAAAACTGCGACTGCCTGCAAGGATTCCAGCTCACGCACTCTCTGGGTGGTGGCACAGGCTCGGGCATGGGCACACTGCTCATTAGCAAGATACGTGAAGAGTACCCTGATCGCATCATGACCACGTTCAGTGTCACACCGTCACCCAAAGTGTCTGACACAGTGGTAGAGCCATACAACGCCACACTGTCCATCCACCAGCTTGTGGAGAACACAGACGAGACCTTCAGCATCGACAATGAGGCACTGTACGACATCTGCTTCCGCACACTTAAGCTGACCACGCCCACCTATGGTGATCTCAACCATTTGGTTTCTGCTGCCATGAGTGGTGTCACAACATGTCTCCGTTTTCCAGGGCAGCTTAATGCAGACTTGCGCAAGCTTGCAGTCAACATGGTTCCTTTCCCTCGCTTACACTTCTTTATGCCTGGATTTGCACCCTTGACCAGCAGGGGGAGCCAGCAGTACCGTGCACTCACTGTTCCTGAATTAACACAGCAGATGTTTGACGCCAAGAACATGATGACGGCGTGCGACCCGCGGCATGGACGTTACCTCACTGTAGCAGCTATCTTCCGTGGTCGCATGTCCATGAAGGAGGTGGATGAGCAGATGCTGAGTGTGCAGAACAGGAACAGCAGCTACTTTGTCGAGTGGATCCCCAACAATGTGAAGACAGCTGTGTGTGACATCCCACCACGCGGACTTAAGATGGCCGCCACCTTTATTGGGAACAGCACGGCCATACAGGAGCTGTTCCGACGTATCTCAGAGCAGTTCACTGCCATGTTCCGGAGAAAGGCTTTCCTACACTGGTACACAGGGGAGGGGATGGATGAGATGGAGTTCACTGAGGCTGAGAGCAACATGAATGACCTCATCTCTGAATACCAGCAGTACCAGGATGCCACAGCCGAAGAAGCAGAGGAGTACGAGGAAGacgagatggaggaggaggaggatatACGCCATGATGGCCGCCAAGAGGGTCACCACTGA
- the ssx2ipa gene encoding synovial sarcoma, X breakpoint 2 interacting protein a isoform X2 — MGDKWTPQTTVMMMSDPCLDPKDLSSISHISVSHHTHVHTLPSTHSYSILSAFCTQDNIPQCLTYINQEASLLGLCGVCVESRSGCNALSAVPALNLLYELLQLHRKQLRTLQDLEHHQLKSCSDLEHLQHNNSRLKDQLEHTRRENSGLHEGERQLHLKIRTLQSCLKSEKEEVQKLQSIISSRATQYSHDAKRKERECTKLKERLNQLLVDKRDKKLAIDVVNCVSRSDGKRGMWKTSRMEARHEGEMYRALLSDYEVRLQALMQENAELKKLLQHMKRDMVSILSPKTHCSRTEDSLDQENSEPEDECEECSKENLDQMCVEAREQLTNSIRLQWRRLKNHMHTLDTQVSVSQEEVISKRDHEEAMQRIRVELQQCTEFIHTQQQLLQQLVSPCDEDTVAMLNDGYTLEEKERLKDEWRIFSEQKKTFERERKNFTEAAIRLGHERKAFEEDRDMWLKTQFLNMTPFIERKRPATSHSQSSLNAEPEAKVVSSPAPSVRGVSQTGFSTPKSASLGLPSTAELYRTLQLCPDARSCSRRSSTETSSDSSAAQTH, encoded by the exons atgGGAGATAAATGGACCCCACAGAcgacggtgatgatgatgtctgACCCTTGTCTgg acccAAAAGACCTGTCGAGCATTTCCCACATCAGTGTGTCCCaccacacacacgtgcacacgctCCCCTCAACACACTCCTACAGCATACTGAGTGCCTTCTGTACCCAGGACAACATCCCGCAGTGTCTCACCTATATCAACCAg gaagccAGCTTGCTGGgcctgtgtggtgtgtgtgtggagtccaGGAGTGGTTGTAATGCTCTGAGTGCTGTGCCTGCCCTGAACCTGCTGTACGAGCTCCTCCAGCTGCACAGGAAACAACTGCGCACGCTGCAGGACCTAGAGCACCATCAACTGAAGAGCTGCAGTGACCTGGAGCACCTACAGCACAACAACTCCCGCCTCAAA gaccAGCTGGAACACACCCGCAGGGAGAACTCGGGTCTTCATGAAGGCGAGCGTCAGCTGCACTTAAAGATCAGGACACTGCAGAGCTGCCTGAAGTCTGAGAAAGAGGAA gtacaGAAGCTCCAGAGCATCATTTCTAGTCGTGCCACTCAATATAGCCATGATGCCAAAcgcaaagagagagagtgcaccAAACTGAAGGAACGTCTGAACCAACTACTGGTGGACAAGAGGGACAAAAAACTTG caatTGATGTGGTGAACTGTGTAAGTCGCTCTGATGGGAAGAGAGGAATGTGGAAGACGAGCAGGATGGAGGCGAG acaTGAGGGTGAGATGTACCGAGCTCTGTTGAGTGATTATGAGGTCAGACTTCAGGCTCTGATGCAAGAGAATGCTGAGCTGAAGAAGCTACTGCAGCATATGAAGAGGGACATGGTGTCTATTCTCAGCCCAAAGACACACTGCAGCAGGACAGAGGACAGCCTGGACCAG GAGAACTCTGAGCCTGAGGACGAGTGTGAGGAATGCAGTAAAGAGAATCTGGATCAGATGTGTGTGGAGGCGCGAGAGCAGCTGACCAACAGCATACGTCTGCAGTGGAGAAGGCTAAAGaaccacatgcacacactcgaCACAcaag tgtcagtatCTCAAGAGGAAGTGATCTCCAAGAGGGACCACGAAGAGGCCATGCAGCGCATCAGAGTGGAactgcagcaatgtacagagtttatacacacacaacagcagctacTCCAG CAACTGGTCTCTCCATGTGATGAGGACACAGTGGCTATGCTGAATGATGGATACACACTGGAGGAGAAAGAACGACTGAAGGACGAGTGGAGGATCTTCAGTGAGCAGAAGAAAacctttgagagagagagaaagaacttCACTGAGGCTGCAATCCGTCTGGGACACGAg AGGAAGGCATTTGAGGAGGACCGGGACATGTGGCTGAAGACACAGTTTCTAAACATGACACCATTTATAGAGCGAAAACGACCTGCTACCTCTCATAGCCAATCATCACTCA atgctgAGCCTGAAGCCAAAGTGGTGTCCAGTCCAGCTCCCTCAGTTAGGGGTGTATCCCAAACAGGGTTCTCCACCCCTAAATCTGCCTCTCTGGGGCTGCCCTCCACTGCCGAGCTTTACCGCACGCTGCAGCTTTGCCCTGATGCCAg GAGCTGTAGCAGACGCAGCAGCACTGAGACATCAAGTGACTCTTCTGCTGCACAGACACactga
- the ssx2ipa gene encoding synovial sarcoma, X breakpoint 2 interacting protein a isoform X1, which produces MGDKWTPQTTVMMMSDPCLDPKDLSSISHISVSHHTHVHTLPSTHSYSILSAFCTQDNIPQCLTYINQEASLLGLCGVCVESRSGCNALSAVPALNLLYELLQLHRKQLRTLQDLEHHQLKSCSDLEHLQHNNSRLKDQLEHTRRENSGLHEGERQLHLKIRTLQSCLKSEKEEVQKLQSIISSRATQYSHDAKRKERECTKLKERLNQLLVDKRDKKLAIDVVNCVSRSDGKRGMWKTSRMEARHEGEMYRALLSDYEVRLQALMQENAELKKLLQHMKRDMVSILSPKTHCSRTEDSLDQENSEPEDECEECSKENLDQMCVEAREQLTNSIRLQWRRLKNHMHTLDTQVSVSVSQEEVISKRDHEEAMQRIRVELQQCTEFIHTQQQLLQQLVSPCDEDTVAMLNDGYTLEEKERLKDEWRIFSEQKKTFERERKNFTEAAIRLGHERKAFEEDRDMWLKTQFLNMTPFIERKRPATSHSQSSLNAEPEAKVVSSPAPSVRGVSQTGFSTPKSASLGLPSTAELYRTLQLCPDARSCSRRSSTETSSDSSAAQTH; this is translated from the exons atgGGAGATAAATGGACCCCACAGAcgacggtgatgatgatgtctgACCCTTGTCTgg acccAAAAGACCTGTCGAGCATTTCCCACATCAGTGTGTCCCaccacacacacgtgcacacgctCCCCTCAACACACTCCTACAGCATACTGAGTGCCTTCTGTACCCAGGACAACATCCCGCAGTGTCTCACCTATATCAACCAg gaagccAGCTTGCTGGgcctgtgtggtgtgtgtgtggagtccaGGAGTGGTTGTAATGCTCTGAGTGCTGTGCCTGCCCTGAACCTGCTGTACGAGCTCCTCCAGCTGCACAGGAAACAACTGCGCACGCTGCAGGACCTAGAGCACCATCAACTGAAGAGCTGCAGTGACCTGGAGCACCTACAGCACAACAACTCCCGCCTCAAA gaccAGCTGGAACACACCCGCAGGGAGAACTCGGGTCTTCATGAAGGCGAGCGTCAGCTGCACTTAAAGATCAGGACACTGCAGAGCTGCCTGAAGTCTGAGAAAGAGGAA gtacaGAAGCTCCAGAGCATCATTTCTAGTCGTGCCACTCAATATAGCCATGATGCCAAAcgcaaagagagagagtgcaccAAACTGAAGGAACGTCTGAACCAACTACTGGTGGACAAGAGGGACAAAAAACTTG caatTGATGTGGTGAACTGTGTAAGTCGCTCTGATGGGAAGAGAGGAATGTGGAAGACGAGCAGGATGGAGGCGAG acaTGAGGGTGAGATGTACCGAGCTCTGTTGAGTGATTATGAGGTCAGACTTCAGGCTCTGATGCAAGAGAATGCTGAGCTGAAGAAGCTACTGCAGCATATGAAGAGGGACATGGTGTCTATTCTCAGCCCAAAGACACACTGCAGCAGGACAGAGGACAGCCTGGACCAG GAGAACTCTGAGCCTGAGGACGAGTGTGAGGAATGCAGTAAAGAGAATCTGGATCAGATGTGTGTGGAGGCGCGAGAGCAGCTGACCAACAGCATACGTCTGCAGTGGAGAAGGCTAAAGaaccacatgcacacactcgaCACAcaag tgtcagtgtcagtatCTCAAGAGGAAGTGATCTCCAAGAGGGACCACGAAGAGGCCATGCAGCGCATCAGAGTGGAactgcagcaatgtacagagtttatacacacacaacagcagctacTCCAG CAACTGGTCTCTCCATGTGATGAGGACACAGTGGCTATGCTGAATGATGGATACACACTGGAGGAGAAAGAACGACTGAAGGACGAGTGGAGGATCTTCAGTGAGCAGAAGAAAacctttgagagagagagaaagaacttCACTGAGGCTGCAATCCGTCTGGGACACGAg AGGAAGGCATTTGAGGAGGACCGGGACATGTGGCTGAAGACACAGTTTCTAAACATGACACCATTTATAGAGCGAAAACGACCTGCTACCTCTCATAGCCAATCATCACTCA atgctgAGCCTGAAGCCAAAGTGGTGTCCAGTCCAGCTCCCTCAGTTAGGGGTGTATCCCAAACAGGGTTCTCCACCCCTAAATCTGCCTCTCTGGGGCTGCCCTCCACTGCCGAGCTTTACCGCACGCTGCAGCTTTGCCCTGATGCCAg GAGCTGTAGCAGACGCAGCAGCACTGAGACATCAAGTGACTCTTCTGCTGCACAGACACactga
- the ssx2ipa gene encoding synovial sarcoma, X breakpoint 2 interacting protein a isoform X4, translating to MQPPPSDPKDLSSISHISVSHHTHVHTLPSTHSYSILSAFCTQDNIPQCLTYINQEASLLGLCGVCVESRSGCNALSAVPALNLLYELLQLHRKQLRTLQDLEHHQLKSCSDLEHLQHNNSRLKDQLEHTRRENSGLHEGERQLHLKIRTLQSCLKSEKEEVQKLQSIISSRATQYSHDAKRKERECTKLKERLNQLLVDKRDKKLAIDVVNCVSRSDGKRGMWKTSRMEARHEGEMYRALLSDYEVRLQALMQENAELKKLLQHMKRDMVSILSPKTHCSRTEDSLDQENSEPEDECEECSKENLDQMCVEAREQLTNSIRLQWRRLKNHMHTLDTQVSVSVSQEEVISKRDHEEAMQRIRVELQQCTEFIHTQQQLLQQLVSPCDEDTVAMLNDGYTLEEKERLKDEWRIFSEQKKTFERERKNFTEAAIRLGHERKAFEEDRDMWLKTQFLNMTPFIERKRPATSHSQSSLNAEPEAKVVSSPAPSVRGVSQTGFSTPKSASLGLPSTAELYRTLQLCPDARSCSRRSSTETSSDSSAAQTH from the exons atgcaaccaccaccatcag acccAAAAGACCTGTCGAGCATTTCCCACATCAGTGTGTCCCaccacacacacgtgcacacgctCCCCTCAACACACTCCTACAGCATACTGAGTGCCTTCTGTACCCAGGACAACATCCCGCAGTGTCTCACCTATATCAACCAg gaagccAGCTTGCTGGgcctgtgtggtgtgtgtgtggagtccaGGAGTGGTTGTAATGCTCTGAGTGCTGTGCCTGCCCTGAACCTGCTGTACGAGCTCCTCCAGCTGCACAGGAAACAACTGCGCACGCTGCAGGACCTAGAGCACCATCAACTGAAGAGCTGCAGTGACCTGGAGCACCTACAGCACAACAACTCCCGCCTCAAA gaccAGCTGGAACACACCCGCAGGGAGAACTCGGGTCTTCATGAAGGCGAGCGTCAGCTGCACTTAAAGATCAGGACACTGCAGAGCTGCCTGAAGTCTGAGAAAGAGGAA gtacaGAAGCTCCAGAGCATCATTTCTAGTCGTGCCACTCAATATAGCCATGATGCCAAAcgcaaagagagagagtgcaccAAACTGAAGGAACGTCTGAACCAACTACTGGTGGACAAGAGGGACAAAAAACTTG caatTGATGTGGTGAACTGTGTAAGTCGCTCTGATGGGAAGAGAGGAATGTGGAAGACGAGCAGGATGGAGGCGAG acaTGAGGGTGAGATGTACCGAGCTCTGTTGAGTGATTATGAGGTCAGACTTCAGGCTCTGATGCAAGAGAATGCTGAGCTGAAGAAGCTACTGCAGCATATGAAGAGGGACATGGTGTCTATTCTCAGCCCAAAGACACACTGCAGCAGGACAGAGGACAGCCTGGACCAG GAGAACTCTGAGCCTGAGGACGAGTGTGAGGAATGCAGTAAAGAGAATCTGGATCAGATGTGTGTGGAGGCGCGAGAGCAGCTGACCAACAGCATACGTCTGCAGTGGAGAAGGCTAAAGaaccacatgcacacactcgaCACAcaag tgtcagtgtcagtatCTCAAGAGGAAGTGATCTCCAAGAGGGACCACGAAGAGGCCATGCAGCGCATCAGAGTGGAactgcagcaatgtacagagtttatacacacacaacagcagctacTCCAG CAACTGGTCTCTCCATGTGATGAGGACACAGTGGCTATGCTGAATGATGGATACACACTGGAGGAGAAAGAACGACTGAAGGACGAGTGGAGGATCTTCAGTGAGCAGAAGAAAacctttgagagagagagaaagaacttCACTGAGGCTGCAATCCGTCTGGGACACGAg AGGAAGGCATTTGAGGAGGACCGGGACATGTGGCTGAAGACACAGTTTCTAAACATGACACCATTTATAGAGCGAAAACGACCTGCTACCTCTCATAGCCAATCATCACTCA atgctgAGCCTGAAGCCAAAGTGGTGTCCAGTCCAGCTCCCTCAGTTAGGGGTGTATCCCAAACAGGGTTCTCCACCCCTAAATCTGCCTCTCTGGGGCTGCCCTCCACTGCCGAGCTTTACCGCACGCTGCAGCTTTGCCCTGATGCCAg GAGCTGTAGCAGACGCAGCAGCACTGAGACATCAAGTGACTCTTCTGCTGCACAGACACactga
- the ssx2ipa gene encoding synovial sarcoma, X breakpoint 2 interacting protein a isoform X3, with amino-acid sequence MGDKWTPQTTVMMMSDPCLDPKDLSSISHISVSHHTHVHTLPSTHSYSILSAFCTQDNIPQCLTYINQEASLLGLCGVCVESRSGCNALSAVPALNLLYELLQLHRKQLRTLQDLEHHQLKSCSDLEHLQHNNSRLKDQLEHTRRENSGLHEGERQLHLKIRTLQSCLKSEKEEVQKLQSIISSRATQYSHDAKRKERECTKLKERLNQLLVDKRDKKLAIDVVNCVSRSDGKRGMWKTSRMEARHEGEMYRALLSDYEVRLQALMQENAELKKLLQHMKRDMVSILSPKTHCSRTEDSLDQENSEPEDECEECSKENLDQMCVEAREQLTNSIRLQWRRLKNHMHTLDTQVSQEEVISKRDHEEAMQRIRVELQQCTEFIHTQQQLLQQLVSPCDEDTVAMLNDGYTLEEKERLKDEWRIFSEQKKTFERERKNFTEAAIRLGHERKAFEEDRDMWLKTQFLNMTPFIERKRPATSHSQSSLNAEPEAKVVSSPAPSVRGVSQTGFSTPKSASLGLPSTAELYRTLQLCPDARSCSRRSSTETSSDSSAAQTH; translated from the exons atgGGAGATAAATGGACCCCACAGAcgacggtgatgatgatgtctgACCCTTGTCTgg acccAAAAGACCTGTCGAGCATTTCCCACATCAGTGTGTCCCaccacacacacgtgcacacgctCCCCTCAACACACTCCTACAGCATACTGAGTGCCTTCTGTACCCAGGACAACATCCCGCAGTGTCTCACCTATATCAACCAg gaagccAGCTTGCTGGgcctgtgtggtgtgtgtgtggagtccaGGAGTGGTTGTAATGCTCTGAGTGCTGTGCCTGCCCTGAACCTGCTGTACGAGCTCCTCCAGCTGCACAGGAAACAACTGCGCACGCTGCAGGACCTAGAGCACCATCAACTGAAGAGCTGCAGTGACCTGGAGCACCTACAGCACAACAACTCCCGCCTCAAA gaccAGCTGGAACACACCCGCAGGGAGAACTCGGGTCTTCATGAAGGCGAGCGTCAGCTGCACTTAAAGATCAGGACACTGCAGAGCTGCCTGAAGTCTGAGAAAGAGGAA gtacaGAAGCTCCAGAGCATCATTTCTAGTCGTGCCACTCAATATAGCCATGATGCCAAAcgcaaagagagagagtgcaccAAACTGAAGGAACGTCTGAACCAACTACTGGTGGACAAGAGGGACAAAAAACTTG caatTGATGTGGTGAACTGTGTAAGTCGCTCTGATGGGAAGAGAGGAATGTGGAAGACGAGCAGGATGGAGGCGAG acaTGAGGGTGAGATGTACCGAGCTCTGTTGAGTGATTATGAGGTCAGACTTCAGGCTCTGATGCAAGAGAATGCTGAGCTGAAGAAGCTACTGCAGCATATGAAGAGGGACATGGTGTCTATTCTCAGCCCAAAGACACACTGCAGCAGGACAGAGGACAGCCTGGACCAG GAGAACTCTGAGCCTGAGGACGAGTGTGAGGAATGCAGTAAAGAGAATCTGGATCAGATGTGTGTGGAGGCGCGAGAGCAGCTGACCAACAGCATACGTCTGCAGTGGAGAAGGCTAAAGaaccacatgcacacactcgaCACAcaag tatCTCAAGAGGAAGTGATCTCCAAGAGGGACCACGAAGAGGCCATGCAGCGCATCAGAGTGGAactgcagcaatgtacagagtttatacacacacaacagcagctacTCCAG CAACTGGTCTCTCCATGTGATGAGGACACAGTGGCTATGCTGAATGATGGATACACACTGGAGGAGAAAGAACGACTGAAGGACGAGTGGAGGATCTTCAGTGAGCAGAAGAAAacctttgagagagagagaaagaacttCACTGAGGCTGCAATCCGTCTGGGACACGAg AGGAAGGCATTTGAGGAGGACCGGGACATGTGGCTGAAGACACAGTTTCTAAACATGACACCATTTATAGAGCGAAAACGACCTGCTACCTCTCATAGCCAATCATCACTCA atgctgAGCCTGAAGCCAAAGTGGTGTCCAGTCCAGCTCCCTCAGTTAGGGGTGTATCCCAAACAGGGTTCTCCACCCCTAAATCTGCCTCTCTGGGGCTGCCCTCCACTGCCGAGCTTTACCGCACGCTGCAGCTTTGCCCTGATGCCAg GAGCTGTAGCAGACGCAGCAGCACTGAGACATCAAGTGACTCTTCTGCTGCACAGACACactga